From one Mytilus edulis chromosome 1, xbMytEdul2.2, whole genome shotgun sequence genomic stretch:
- the LOC139519047 gene encoding caveolin-1-like, giving the protein MSGGEIDLVNRDPNGLNAHLGSLHFNDVFGEPDGIHSTDCVWKLSAKCFDCWKLLCYNILTIIYGIFIAAEWGCEFAIIAFYHIWIISPCMKIIEINCGVCQRIYASCVNCCVVPCCEALGSVFHHFKK; this is encoded by the exons ATGTCTGGCGGTGAAATAGATTTAGTTAACAGAGATCCAAATGGTTTGAACGCTCACTTAGGG TCACTACATTTCAATGATGTTTTCGGAGAACCTGATGGTATACACAGTACTGACTGTGTCTGGAAGTTATCAGCCAAATGTTTCGACTGTTGGAAGTTGTTATGTTACAACATCTTGACCATCATCTATGGTATCTTTATTGCTGCTGAATGGGGATGTGAATTCGCCATCATTGCTTTCTACCACATCTGGATTATCTCACCATGCATGAAGATCATCGAGATCAACTGTGGAGTTTGTCAGCGAATCTATGCATCATGTGTTAATTGCTGTGTTGTGCCATGTTGCGAGGCTTTGGGTTCAGTGTTCCATCATTTTAAGAAATGA